Proteins from a single region of bacterium:
- a CDS encoding thiolase domain-containing protein, which yields MKRPVAVVGVGQTHHGARRADLSIPGLIREAVDRALTDAGLTHDDIDAIVIGKAPDMLEGVCQPEQFLVGAMGGYMKPVLRVHTAGSVGASTAIAAMTHVASGLYDRVLTIAFEKQSEGNAMWALSPNMPFTPPLVAGAGGFFAPYCRAYIAKTSCPPHIGPMTAANARDNATRNEYAHLRDPMSVEDVMNSPVLWDPIRYLETCPSSDGAVALVLAAGDLAKQGPRKPAWIRGAASYAEAMWVPGRDQVSPRAGQVCAKHVYDQAGITDPWNQIQTAEIYVPFAWFEAMWLENLGFRDVGEGWKAIDRGEQKMGAHLPINPSGGVLCTNPIGASGMLRLGEAALQVMGRAGAHQVDGVENALGHAYGGGAQYFAMWVVSTEAP from the coding sequence ATGAAGCGCCCCGTCGCGGTCGTCGGCGTCGGCCAGACGCACCACGGCGCCCGGCGCGCCGACCTCTCGATCCCCGGTCTCATCCGCGAGGCCGTCGATCGCGCGCTCACGGACGCCGGGCTCACCCACGACGACATCGACGCGATCGTGATCGGCAAGGCGCCCGACATGCTCGAGGGCGTCTGCCAGCCCGAGCAGTTCCTGGTCGGGGCGATGGGCGGCTACATGAAGCCCGTCCTGCGCGTGCACACGGCCGGCTCGGTGGGCGCCTCGACGGCGATCGCGGCGATGACGCACGTCGCGTCGGGGCTCTACGACCGCGTGCTGACGATCGCGTTCGAGAAGCAGTCCGAAGGCAACGCCATGTGGGCGCTGTCGCCGAACATGCCGTTCACGCCGCCGCTGGTCGCCGGCGCGGGCGGCTTCTTCGCGCCGTACTGCCGCGCCTACATCGCGAAGACGAGCTGCCCGCCGCACATCGGCCCGATGACGGCCGCGAACGCGCGCGACAACGCCACGCGCAACGAGTACGCCCACCTGCGCGACCCGATGTCGGTCGAGGACGTGATGAACTCGCCCGTCCTGTGGGATCCCATCCGCTACCTCGAGACCTGCCCCTCGTCCGACGGCGCCGTCGCGCTCGTGCTGGCGGCGGGCGACCTCGCGAAGCAGGGCCCGCGCAAGCCGGCCTGGATCCGCGGCGCGGCGTCGTACGCCGAGGCGATGTGGGTGCCGGGCCGCGACCAGGTGAGCCCGCGCGCCGGCCAGGTGTGCGCCAAGCACGTGTACGATCAGGCCGGCATCACCGATCCGTGGAACCAGATCCAGACCGCCGAGATCTACGTCCCGTTCGCCTGGTTCGAGGCGATGTGGCTCGAGAACCTCGGCTTCCGCGACGTCGGCGAGGGCTGGAAGGCGATCGACCGGGGCGAGCAGAAGATGGGCGCGCACCTGCCGATCAACCCGTCGGGCGGCGTGCTGTGCACGAACCCGATCGGCGCGTCCGGCATGCTGCGGCTCGGCGAGGCGGCGCTCCAGGTGATGGGCCGCGCCGGCGCGCACCAGGTCGACGGCGTCGAGAACGCCCTCGGCCACGCCTACGGCGGCGGCGCGCAGTACTTTGCGATGTGGGTCGTCTCCACCGAGGCGCCCTGA
- a CDS encoding lipid-transfer protein yields the protein MSALRNVALVGFAQGPIVARDRHRMSTEMLYPVVREALAQVGATRDDIAYQVSASTDYMDGRPFGFVAALDVMGSWPPRQDLHLEMDGSFAAYYAWLKIQAGEADSAIVCGHGKTSEGEPERILNLALDPYYQAPIGLGPTATSALQASAYMARTGATDADLAAVAARSRAAGAKNPDTQVREAAAATALQRTDWAVEPLRTGYLPPIGESATCLVIAAEGKAEKLCERPVWIQGVDHRSEMQSLGARDLSRSAGAKLAGEKALAMADVGAAKDVDLVELMATTPVEELILCEALGLDATAKKPVVNPSGGPLCGHPIMSTGLVRLGEVFRQLTGTAGERGVAGARRALAHASMGHCLQQNIVWVLGAQRRWS from the coding sequence GCGCTCGCGCAGGTGGGCGCCACGCGCGACGACATCGCCTACCAGGTCTCGGCCTCCACCGACTACATGGACGGCCGCCCCTTCGGCTTCGTCGCCGCCCTCGACGTCATGGGCTCCTGGCCGCCGCGCCAGGATCTGCATCTCGAGATGGACGGCAGCTTCGCCGCCTACTATGCCTGGCTGAAGATCCAGGCCGGCGAGGCCGACTCGGCCATCGTCTGCGGCCACGGCAAGACGTCGGAGGGCGAGCCCGAGCGTATCCTGAACCTCGCGCTCGACCCCTACTACCAGGCGCCGATAGGCCTCGGGCCGACGGCGACGTCGGCGCTCCAGGCGAGCGCCTACATGGCGCGCACCGGCGCCACCGACGCCGACCTCGCCGCGGTCGCGGCCAGGAGCCGCGCCGCGGGCGCGAAGAACCCCGACACGCAGGTGCGCGAGGCCGCCGCCGCGACGGCGCTCCAGCGGACCGACTGGGCCGTCGAGCCGCTGCGCACCGGCTACCTGCCGCCGATCGGCGAGAGCGCGACCTGCCTCGTCATCGCCGCCGAGGGCAAGGCCGAGAAGCTCTGCGAGCGCCCGGTATGGATCCAGGGCGTCGACCACCGCAGCGAGATGCAGTCGCTCGGCGCGCGCGACCTCTCCCGCAGCGCGGGCGCGAAGCTCGCGGGCGAGAAGGCGCTGGCGATGGCCGACGTCGGCGCGGCGAAGGACGTCGACCTCGTCGAGCTCATGGCGACGACCCCGGTCGAGGAGCTGATCCTCTGCGAGGCCCTCGGCCTCGACGCCACGGCGAAGAAGCCCGTCGTGAACCCCTCGGGCGGCCCCCTCTGCGGACATCCGATCATGAGCACCGGCCTCGTGCGGCTGGGCGAGGTCTTCCGGCAGCTCACGGGCACCGCGGGCGAGCGCGGCGTCGCCGGCGCACGGCGTGCCCTCGCCCACGCCTCGATGGGACACTGTCTCCAGCAGAACATCGTCTGGGTGCTCGGCGCCCAGCGGAGGTGGTCATGA